One Glycine max cultivar Williams 82 chromosome 3, Glycine_max_v4.0, whole genome shotgun sequence DNA window includes the following coding sequences:
- the LOC100789665 gene encoding MDIS1-interacting receptor like kinase 1, producing the protein MKKSKMKMKIQIFIFFCFISCFSYGFAAASTNDEVSALLSIKEGLVDPLNALQDWKLHGKAPGTDAAHCNWTGIKCNSDGAVEILDLSHKNLSGRVSNDIQRLKSLTSLNLCCNAFSTPLPKSIANLTTLNSLDVSQNFFIGNFPLALGRAWRLVALNASSNEFSGSLPEDLANASSLEVLDLRGSFFVGSVPKSFSNLHKLKFLGLSGNNLTGKIPGELGQLSSLEYMILGYNEFEGGIPEEFGNLTNLKYLDLAVANLGGEIPGGLGELKLLNTVFLYNNNFEGRIPPAISNMTSLQLLDLSDNMLSGKIPAEISQLKNLKLLNFMGNKLSGPVPPGFGDLPQLEVLELWNNSLSGPLPSNLGKNSHLQWLDVSSNSLSGEIPETLCSQGNLTKLILFNNAFTGSIPSSLSMCPSLVRVRIQNNFLSGTVPVGLGKLGKLQRLELANNSLSGGIPDDISSSTSLSFIDLSRNKLHSSLPSTVLSIPNLQAFMVSNNNLEGEIPDQFQDCPSLAVLDLSSNHLSGSIPASIASCQKLVNLNLQNNQLTGEIPKALGKMPTLAMLDLSNNSLTGQIPESFGISPALEALNVSFNKLEGPVPANGILRTINPNDLLGNTGLCGGILPPCDQNSPYSSRHGSLHAKHIITAWIAGISTILVIGIAIVVARSLYIRWYTDGFCFRERFYKGSKGWPWRLVAFQRLGFTSTDILACIKETNVIGMGATGVVYKAEIPQSNTTVAVKKLWRTGTDIEVGSSDDLVGEVNVLGRLRHRNIVRLLGFIHNDIDVMIVYEFMHNGNLGEALHGRQATRLLVDWVSRYNIALGVAQGLAYLHHDCHPPVIHRDIKSNNILLDANLEARIADFGLAKMMIRKNETVSMVAGSYGYIAPEYGYALKVDEKIDVYSYGVVLLELLTGKRPLDSDFGESIDIVEWLRMKIRDNKSLEEVLDPSVGNSRHVVEEMLLVLRIAILCTAKLPKERPTMRDVIMMLGEAKPRRKSSSNSKDAANNKEIPVFSTSPVNNNNSLV; encoded by the exons ATGAAGAAGAGcaagatgaaaatgaaaatccaGATTTTCATATTCTTCTGTTTCATTAGTTGTTTCTCTTATGGTTTTGCTGCTGCTTCCACAAATGATGAAGTTTCAGCTTTGCTTTCTATAAAAGAAGGTCTCGTTGATCCATTGAATGCCCTTCAGGATTGGAAACTGCATGGCAAAGCACCAGGAACGGATGCAGCTCATTGTAACTGGACCGGCATCAAATGCAACTCAGATGGAGCTGTAGAGATACTTGATCTCTCCCACAAGAATCTCAGTGGCAGAGTATCCAATGATATACAAAGACTCAAGAGTCTTACTTCTCTCAACTTGTGTTGCAATGCCTTTTCAACACCATTGCCAAAATCCATAGCCAATCTCACCACACTCAACAGCCTTGATGTAAGCCAAAATTTCTTCATTGGTAACTTTCCATTAGCCCTTGGAAGAGCATGGAGACTTGTGGCCTTAAATGCATCCAGCAATGAGTTTTCAGGTTCTCTTCCTGAGGACCTTGCAAATGCCTCTTCCTTGGAGGTGCTTGATCTTAGAGGCAGCTTCTTTGTAGGGTCAGTTCCAAAATCATTCAGTAACTTGCATAAGTTGAAGTTCCTTGGTCTATCTGGGAACAACCTCACTGGTAAAATTCCTGGAGAGCTGGGACAACTTTCATCACTGGAGTATATGATCCTTGGATATAATGAATTTGAAGGTGGAATTCCAGAAGAGTTTGGCAACCTCACCAATCTTAAGTATCTTGATTTGGCAGTAGCTAATCTTGGTGGTGAGATTCCAGGTGGATTGGGAGAGCTCAAGTTGTTGAATACAGTTTTCttatacaacaacaattttGAAGGCAGAATTCCACCAGCAATTAGCAACATGACCTCTTTGCAGTTGCTGGATCTTTCAGATAACATGTTGTCAGGGAAAATTCCAGCTGAAATAAGTCAGCTGAAGAATTTGAAACTTCTCAACTTTATGGGAAACAAGCTGTCTGGTCCTGTGCCTCCTGGCTTTGGAGATTTGCCACAACTAGAAGTACTTGAGCTTTGGAACAATTCCTTGTCAGGGCCATTGCCTAGTAACCTTGGCAAGAATTCACATTTGCAATGGTTGGACGTGTCGTCCAATTCACTCTCTGGAGAGATTCCAGAAACTCTTTGCAGCCAGGGCAATCTCACCAAGCTTATACTATTCAACAATGCATTCACTGGTTCAATTCCATCAAGCCTATCAATGTGTCCTTCGCTTGTTCGTGTTCGAATTCAGAACAATTTTCTTTCTGGGACAGTTCCTGTGGGTCTTGGGAAGCTTGGGAAGCTTCAAAGGTTAGAATTAGCTAACAATAGTCTTTCTGGTGGAATTCCAGATGACATATCCTCTTCCACGTCTCTTTCCTTCATTGATCTCTCAAGAAACAAGCTCCATTCTTCTCTTCCTTCCACTGTCCTTTCTATTCCAAATCTGCAAGCTTTCATGGTCTCCAACAACAACTTGGAAGGTGAAATCCCAGACCAATTCCAGGACTGTCCATCACTTGCAGTTCTTGATCTCTCATCAAATCATCTATCTGGAAGCATTCCAGCAAGCATTGCTTCATGTCAGAAGTTGGTAAATTTGAACCTCCAAAACAACCAATTGACTGGTGAAATCCCAAAAGCATTGGGTAAGATGCCTACATTGGCCATGCTTGATCTTTCCAACAATTCTCTGACAGGCCAAATACCTGAAAGCTTTGGAATTTCTCCGGCTCTGGAAGCACTCAATGTCTCATTCAATAAGCTAGAAGGTCCAGTCCCAGCAAATGGAATACTAAGAACTATAAACCCAAATGATCTTCTAGGTAATACTGGCCTATGTGGTGGTATCCTCCCTCCATGTGACCAAAACTCTCCATACTCTTCAAGGCATGGAAGCTTGCATGCAAAGCACATTATTACAGCATGGATCGCTGGAATATCTACAATCCTCGTCATCGGGATTGCAATTGTGGTAGCAAGATCTTTGTACATAAGGTGGTACACCGACGGGTTTTGTTTCCGAGAAAGATTTTACAAGGGTAGCAAAGGGTGGCCATGGAGATTGGTGGCATTTCAGAGGCTTGGTTTTACAAGTACTGACATTCTAGCTTGCATCAAGGAAACCAATGTGATTGGCATGGGAGCCACAGGGGTTGTTTACAAAGCTGAGATACCACAATCAAACACAACTGTGGCAGTGAAAAAATTGTGGAGAACAGGAACTGATATTGAAGTAGGAAGCAGTGATGACCTTGTTGGAGAGGTGAATGTTTTAGGGAGGCTAAGGCATAGGAACATTGTTAGACTATTAGGATTTATTCACAATGACATTGATGTGATGATAGTTTATGAATTCATGCACAATGGCAACCTGGGAGAAGCCTTGCATGGTAGACAAGCAACAAGATTGCTTGTAGACTGGGTTTCGCGGTACAACATAGCTCTAGGAGTTGCACAAGGACTTGCTTATCTCCATCATGATTGTCATCCACCTGTTATCCATCGAGACATCAAGTCGAATAACATATTGCTTGATGCAAATCTTGAGGCAAGGATAGCAGATTTCGGTTTAGCCAAGATGATGATCCGGAAGAATGAAACAGTCTCCATGGTTGCTGGATCCTATGGCTACATTGCTCCTG AATATGGATATGCCTTGAAGGTGGATGAAAAGATTGATGTTTACAGTTATGGAGTAGTTTTGTTGGAGCTTCTGACAGGAAAGAGGCCATTAGATTCAGACTTTGGAGAGTCAATAGACATAGTAGAGTGGCTTAGAATGAAGATTAGAGACAACAAATCACTGGAAGAAGTATTAGACCCAAGTGTAGGAAACAGCAGGCATGTTGTAGAAGAAATGCTTTTAGTTCTGAGAATAGCAATTCTTTGCACTGCCAAGCTCCCAAAGGAAAGACCAACCATGAGGGATGTCATAATGATGCTTGGAGAGGCAAAGCCTCGGCGAAAGAGCAGTAGCAATAGCAAAGATGCAGCTAACAACAAAGAGATACCAGTTTTTAGCACATCACCagttaacaataataatagccTTGTGTAG
- the LOC100790024 gene encoding xyloglucan galactosyltransferase MUR3 has translation MRRRPVAGVLPDQMEKSNTKNPHSRLCFLASLSAFFWFLLLYFHFAVLRHQPTAPDPAVPITFQSQQQHQQPRKNLGFPERVSEPKEPTFPFDRALRTADNKSDPCGGRYIFVHDLPSRFNEDMLKHCRSLSLWTNMCKFTTNAGLGPPLENVNGVFSDTGWYATNQFAVDVIFSNRMKQYQCLTRDPSVAAAFFVPFYAGFDIARYLWGYNISMRDAASLDLVNWLMNRPEWKIMNGRDHFLVAGRITWDFRRLTEEESDWGNKLLFLPAAKNMSMLVVESSPWNANDFGIPYPTYFHPAKDDDVFIWQERMRRLERKWLFSFAGAPRPDNLKSIRGQIIEQCRRSKVGKLLECDFGESKCHSPSSIMQMFQGSLFCLQPQGDSYTRRSAFDSMLAGCIPVFFHPGSAYTQYTWHLPKNYTKYSVFIQEDDIRKRNVSIEERLRQIPEEEVRIMREEVISLIPRLVYADPRSKLETLKDAFDVSVQAVIDKVTNLRKDIIEGHTDENFIEENSWKYALLDEGQREVGPHEWDPFFSKPKPGGDSDDLSAEAAKNSWKNEQRNQS, from the coding sequence ATGAGACGGCGCCCCGTGGCGGGCGTTCTCCCCGACCAAATGGAGAAATCAAACACCAAAAACCCTCATTCCAGACTCTGCTTTCTCGCCTCCCTCTCCGCATTCTTCTGGTTCCTCCTCCTCTACTTCCACTTCGCCGTCCTCCGCCACCAACCCACCGCCCCTGACCCAGCAGTCCCCATCACTTTCCAATCCCAACAACAACACCAACAACCTCGTAAAAACCTCGGCTTCCCTGAGCGAGTTTCCGAACCGAAGGAACCCACTTTCCCCTTCGACCGTGCCCTCCGAACCGCCGACAACAAGAGCGACCCATGCGGAGGACGCTACATCTTCGTCCACGACCTTCCCTCGCGCTTCAACGAGGACATGTTGAAGCATTGCAGAAGCTTATCCCTTTGGACCAACATGTGCAAGTTCACTACCAACGCCGGCCTCGGTCCTCCGTTGGAAAACGTCAACGGCGTCTTCTCCGACACCGGCTGGTACGCCACCAACCAGTTTGCCGTTGACGTCATCTTCAGCAACAGAATGAAACAATACCAATGCCTCACTCGCGATCCCTCCGTCGCCGCCGCGTTCTTCGTTCCCTTCTACGCCGGTTTCGACATCGCTCGCTACCTTTGGGGATACAACATCTCAATGCGCGACGCTGCATCGCTTGACCTCGTGAATTGGCTCATGAATAGACCGGAGTGGAAGATCATGAACGGGAGAGACCATTTTCTCGTTGCCGGTAGGATCACTTGGGATTTTCGGAGACTCACTGAAGAAGAATCGGATTGGGGGAACAAGCTTTTGTTTTTACCTGCTGCGAAGAACATGTCGATGCTTGTGGTGGAGTCGAGTCCGTGGAACGCGAACGATTTCGGGATTCCGTATCCGACTTATTTTCATCCTGCCAAGGATGATGATGTGTTTATCTGGCAGGAGAGGATGAGGAGGTTGGAGAGGAAGTGGCTGTTTTCGTTTGCTGGAGCTCCGCGACCGGATAACCTGAAATCGATAAGGGGCCAGATTATTGAGCAGTGTAGGAGATCCAAGGTTGGGAAGTTGTTGGAGTGTGATTTTGGGGAGAGTAAGTGTCATTCCCCTAGTAGTATAATGCAGATGTTTCAAGGGTCGCTTTTCTGCCTTCAGCCTCAAGGGGATTCGTATACTAGACGATCTGCTTTTGATTCAATGCTGGCTGGGTGTATACCTGTGTTCTTCCATCCGGGTTCCGCGTACACTCAGTATACTTGGCATCTTCCGAAGAATTATACCAAGTACTCGGTATTCATTCAGGAGGATGATATTAGGAAGAGGAATGTTAGTATAGAAGAGAGGCTTAGGCAGATTCCTGAGGAGGAAGTTAGGATCATGAGGGAGGAGGTCATTAGTTTGATCCCTAGGTTGGTGTACGCGGATCCTCGATCGAAATTGGAAACTCTTAAGGATGCTTTTGATGTTTCGGTGCAGGCTGTGATTGACAAGGTTACCAACTTGAGGAAGGACATTATCGAAGGTCACACAGACGAGAACTTCATTGAGGAGAACAGTTGGAAGTATGCATTGTTGGATGAGGGACAACGTGAGGTTGGGCCTCACGAATGGGATCCTTTCTTCTCCAAACCAAAGCCGGGTGGGGATTCCGATGATTTGTCGGCTGAGGCTGCGAAGAATTCTTGGAAAAATGAGCAAAGAAATCAGTCGTGA
- the LOC100790205 gene encoding subtilisin-like protease SBT1.2, whose product MESKSKIQLFFLTLFLFTLTLHAETLGTYIVQLHPHGITSTSFSSKLKWHLSFIQQTISSDEDPSSRLLYSYRSAMDGFAAQLTETELEYLKNLPDVISIRPDSKLQIQTTYSYKFLGLNPARENGWYQSGFGRGTIIGVLDTGVWPESPSFNDQGMPPIPQKWKGICQAGKAFNSTNCNRKLIGARYFTKGHFSVSPFRDPEYLSPRDSSGHGTHTASTAGGVPVPLASVFGYASGVARGMAPGAHIAVYKVCWFNGCYNSDIMAAMDVAIRDGVDILSLSLGGYSLPLYDDSIAIGSYRAMEHGISVICAAGNNGPTEMSVANEAPWISTIGASTLDRKFPATVHIGNGQMLYGESMYPLNHHPMSNGKEIELVYLSEGDTESQFCLRGSLPKDKVRGKMVVCDRGINGRAEKGQVVKEAGGVAMILTNTEINLGEDSVDVHVLPATLVGFDEAVTLKAYINSTKRPLARIEFGGTVIGKSRAPSVARFSARGPSYTNPSILKPDVIAPGVNIIAAWPQNLGPTGLPEDTRRVNFSVMSGTSMACPHVSGIAALIRSVHPRWSPAAIKSAIMTTAEVTDHTGRPILDEDQPAGVFDMGAGHVNPQRALNPGLVYDIRPDDYITHLCSLGYTKSEIFSITHRNVSCNAIMKMNRGFSLNYPSFSVIFKGGVRRKMFSRRLTNVGSANSIYSMEVKAPEGVKVIVKPKRLVFKQVNQSLSYRVWFISRKRVKRGDDLVNYAEGSLTWVHSQNGSYRVRSPVAVTWKSK is encoded by the coding sequence atgGAATCCAAATCCAAAATTCAACTCTTTTTCCTCACCcttttcctcttcactctcaCCCTCCATGCAGAAACTCTTGGAACTTACATAGTTCAGCTACACCCTCATGGCATAACCAGCACTTCCTTCTCCTCAAAGCTCAAATGGCacctttcattcatccaacaaaCCATTTCCTCTGATGAGGACCCTTCTTCGCGCCTTCTCTACTCGTACCGTTCTGCCATGGACGGTTTTGCAGCTCAGTTAACTGAGACTGAGCTTGAGTACCTCAAAAACTTGCCAGATGTTATCTCAATCAGGCCAGACAGCAAGCTCCAGATTCAGACCACTTACTCTTACAAGTTCTTGGGGCTGAATCCTGCTAGAGAAAATGGTTGGTACCAATCCGGTTTCGGCCGCGGAACCATAATTGGTGTGCTTGACACTGGAGTGTGGCCAGAGAGTCCTAGCTTCAATGATCAAGGAATGCCCCCAATTCCCCAAAAATGGAAGGGTATATGCCAAGCTGGGAAGGCCTTTAACTCTACCAATTGTAACCGAAAACTCATCGGTGCAAGGTACTTCACAAAAGGCCATTTTTCAGTGTCACCTTTCAGAGATCCTGAGTATCTCTCTCCGAGAGACTCCTCAGGACACGGCACGCACACCGCATCCACCGCGGGAGGCGTGCCTGTTCCGCTGGCGAGCGTGTTCGGTTATGCGTCTGGCGTGGCGAGAGGAATGGCTCCTGGTGCCCACATTGCGGTGTACAAAGTGTGTTGGTTCAATGGCTGCTATAACTCAGACATCATGGCTGCAATGGATGTGGCAATCAGGGATGGTGTGGACATTCTGTCCTTGTCTCTTGGTGGCTACTCTTTGCCTCTATATGATGATAGCATTGCCATTGGAAGCTATAGAGCAATGGAGCATGGGATTTCAGTTATATGTGCAGCAGGAAACAATGGCCCTACGGAAATGTCTGTTGCCAATGAAGCTCCTTGGATTTCCACAATTGGTGCAAGCACACTAGACAGGAAATTCCCAGCAACAGTTCACATAGGAAATGGACAAATGCTCTATGGAGAATCCATGTATCCACTGAATCATCATCCAATGAGCAACGGCAAAGAAATTGAGCTGGTTTATTTGTCTGAAGGGGACACCGAGAGCCAATTTTGCCTCAGAGGGTCTCTTCCAAAGGACAAAGTTAGAGGCAAAATGGTGGTCTGCGATCGAGGCATCAACGGAAGAGCAGAAAAGGGACAAGTGGTGAAGGAGGCGGGTGGTGTCGCTATGATCCTCACAAACACGGAGATAAACTTGGGAGAGGATTCAGTTGATGTTCATGTCTTGCCTGCAACTTTGGTAGGATTTGATGAAGCAGTCACCCTGAAGGCTTACATAAACTCCACAAAAAGGCCTCTTGCAAGGATCGAATTCGGAGGAACTGTGATAGGGAAGTCTAGAGCTCCATCAGTGGCAAGATTTTCTGCTAGAGGACCAAGCTATACAAACCCTTCAATCCTAAAACCTGATGTTATAGCTCCAGGAGTGAACATCATTGCAGCATGGCCTCAGAACCTCGGTCCTACCGGCCTTCCGGAGGATACTAGAAGAGTTAACTTCTCTGTGATGTCCGGTACCTCAATGGCATGCCCTCATGTCAGTGGAATTGCTGCTCTCATTCGCTCGGTTCACCCGAGATGGAGCCCTGCAGCCATCAAATCTGCAATCATGACAACGGCCGAGGTGACTGACCACACCGGAAGGCCAATACTCGATGAAGACCAACCAGCGGGAGTTTTCGACATGGGAGCCGGACATGTGAATCCACAAAGAGCATTGAACCCTGGATTGGTGTATGACATTAGGCCAGATGACTACATCACCCATCTTTGCAGCCTTGGATACACAAAGTCAGAAATATTCAGCATCACACATAGAAATGTGAGTTGCAATGCAATCATGAAGATGAATAGAGGCTTCAGCCTTAACTATCCCtcattctcagtaatttttaagGGTGGGGTGAGGAGAAAGATGTTCAGCAGGAGACTAACAAATGTGGGAAGTGCTAACTCCATCTACTCAATGGAGGTTAAGGCACCTGAAGGAGTAAAAGTGATAGTGAAACCAAAGAGGTTGGTATTTAAGCAAGTGAATCAAAGCTTGAGTTATAGGGTGTGGTTTATATCAAGAAAAAGGGTTAAAAGAGGTGATGATTTGGTGAACTATGCAGAAGGGAGTTTGACATGGGTGCACTCACAAAATGGTTCCTACAGGGTTAGAAGCCCGGTAGCAGTGACTTGGAAGTCAAAGTAG